A genomic segment from Dermatobacter hominis encodes:
- a CDS encoding MBG domain-containing protein — protein sequence MTTSVHSSSRARRAGPAGESRRRHPRAVTTRRLLVIAMSVCTVAWAAACVPPVEQPPAGGPVTVTASSVTIAYGDEVPATTPSYTGLPTGQTQTTVPASCTTDATPTSPPGTYATVCTGADQPGSTITYVDGTVTITPAPVTVTASSASMDFGGAVPTITASYDGLKNGDVAPAVLPECSTTATSSSPAGTYPSSCAGADDPNYSFTYVDGVVGVGTTVVTVTASSPSSTYGSAAPAITATYSGLTGGETEPATPPTCSTTASSSSPVGTYPSSCSGAADPSHTFVYVDGTVTVDPAAAVVTAASATVHFNSPVPAVTPSYSGLVNGDSAPATPPTCSTTATDVSEAGTYPSTCSGAADPNYTFTYVDGVYTITTADVPVTVTAPSVTLTYGDDVPALTPTYSGFFGGQTSPDTEANCTTEATSSSPVGTYATTCSGADDPNYTFDYVAGTVTVTPKDATVTASSESFAYGGTVPEIEAAYSGLVNGDTAAATEPTCSTTATSSSPVGTYPSTCTGAADPNYTFSEVDGTVEVARAEAEVTASSAAMTYGGTVPAITASYTGLVNGDTAPAVAPTCSTTATSSSPVDSYASTCSGADDPNYTFSYSDGEVEVDPAAAVVTASSSSVVYGGSATVTPSYSGLVNGDTAPADAPTCSSTATSAPVGTYPSSCAGADDPNYTFTYVDGTVTVTPAAATITASSGGMTEGDAVPEITPSYSGLVNGDTAAATPPTCSTTATSASGPGNYTTACAGADDPNYTFTYVGGAFRVHPTAPLPLTVTATSADLELGATPPAITPIYSGLIPGDTAPSTPATCSTTATASSPIGQYATTCSGAADPDYDITYVSGNIAVHPSDGYAEYDPTALGTTITAASNGASVSATTINVASTAGFGTYQNLTIETVANGAQALFCKTPNGTSFSTCSSNGATGTMATGGWVSNAAMSRFDVYTVAGGKANLAAGSVTILSDVPAAQRGMTSRVTADANNGVITYVQSAAPTGTFDLTYGICRSGTTTYSASSPNCSTGVIHYNPGVTSDIGADVTVLSVTNHTYQKIDTAVTGPSTVNPNQVFKVRVAPAPGAVPRLQPSSLGDATVNNSQRFSNTYPIPAGFTVQSFRLIGGDATSTSATAANAATATLCTTFNSGACTAKAASGNYINNSQPYIVVALPNGASLPGGRQITMPTLEVTLKATGASGTIGNFKLTEVLNITSATLIVGTTATFDGYPTNPVNLNATPPVGTPAILGTVKIN from the coding sequence ATGACCACGTCAGTCCACTCGTCGTCGCGCGCGCGCCGTGCCGGACCTGCCGGGGAGAGCCGTCGACGGCACCCCCGCGCGGTCACGACCCGGCGCCTGCTCGTGATCGCCATGTCGGTGTGCACCGTCGCCTGGGCGGCGGCCTGCGTCCCGCCGGTGGAGCAGCCACCCGCCGGAGGACCGGTGACGGTCACCGCGTCGTCGGTCACGATCGCCTACGGCGACGAGGTGCCGGCGACCACGCCGTCCTACACGGGGCTCCCCACCGGGCAGACCCAGACGACGGTCCCGGCGAGCTGCACCACCGACGCCACGCCGACGAGCCCTCCCGGCACGTACGCCACGGTGTGCACCGGTGCGGACCAGCCCGGCTCGACGATCACCTACGTCGACGGGACCGTCACCATCACGCCCGCGCCCGTCACCGTGACGGCGTCCTCCGCGTCGATGGATTTCGGCGGGGCGGTGCCGACGATCACGGCGTCCTACGACGGACTGAAGAACGGCGACGTCGCACCGGCGGTGCTGCCCGAGTGCTCCACGACGGCCACGTCGTCGAGCCCCGCGGGCACCTACCCGTCCTCGTGCGCCGGTGCCGACGACCCCAACTACTCGTTCACCTACGTGGACGGCGTGGTCGGCGTGGGCACCACGGTCGTCACCGTGACCGCCAGCTCGCCGTCGAGCACCTACGGCTCGGCCGCCCCGGCGATCACCGCGACCTACTCGGGTCTGACCGGGGGCGAGACGGAGCCCGCGACGCCGCCCACCTGTTCCACGACGGCCTCGTCGTCGAGCCCGGTCGGGACCTACCCGTCGTCGTGCTCCGGCGCGGCGGACCCGAGCCACACCTTCGTGTACGTGGACGGCACCGTGACCGTCGACCCGGCGGCCGCCGTCGTGACGGCGGCCTCGGCCACGGTCCACTTCAACAGCCCGGTCCCGGCGGTCACCCCGTCGTACTCGGGTCTGGTCAACGGCGACAGCGCTCCTGCGACACCGCCGACCTGCTCGACCACGGCGACCGACGTAAGCGAGGCCGGCACCTACCCGTCGACCTGCTCGGGCGCCGCTGACCCCAACTACACGTTCACGTACGTGGACGGCGTCTACACGATCACGACGGCCGACGTGCCGGTGACGGTCACCGCCCCGTCGGTCACGCTGACCTACGGCGACGACGTGCCCGCGCTGACGCCCACCTACAGCGGGTTCTTCGGCGGCCAGACCAGCCCGGACACCGAGGCGAACTGCACCACCGAGGCCACCTCGTCCAGCCCGGTCGGCACCTACGCCACCACCTGCTCGGGCGCCGACGACCCGAACTACACGTTCGACTACGTCGCCGGCACCGTCACGGTCACGCCCAAGGACGCCACGGTGACCGCCTCGTCCGAGTCGTTCGCCTACGGCGGCACGGTCCCCGAGATCGAGGCCGCGTACTCCGGCCTCGTGAACGGCGACACCGCCGCAGCGACCGAGCCGACGTGCTCCACGACCGCGACCTCGTCCAGCCCGGTGGGCACCTACCCGTCGACCTGCACGGGCGCCGCGGACCCGAACTACACGTTCAGCGAGGTCGACGGCACGGTCGAGGTTGCGAGGGCCGAGGCCGAGGTGACCGCCTCGTCGGCCGCCATGACCTACGGCGGCACGGTGCCGGCGATCACGGCCTCGTACACCGGCCTGGTCAACGGCGACACCGCACCCGCGGTCGCCCCGACCTGCTCGACGACGGCGACCTCGTCCAGCCCGGTCGACTCGTACGCGTCGACCTGCTCGGGCGCCGACGACCCGAACTACACGTTCAGCTACAGCGACGGTGAGGTCGAGGTCGACCCGGCGGCCGCGGTCGTGACCGCCTCGTCGTCGTCGGTCGTCTACGGCGGCTCGGCGACGGTCACCCCGTCGTACTCCGGCCTGGTCAACGGCGACACCGCGCCGGCGGACGCCCCGACCTGCTCGTCGACGGCGACGTCGGCGCCCGTCGGGACCTACCCGTCCTCGTGCGCCGGCGCCGACGACCCGAACTACACGTTCACCTACGTGGACGGCACCGTGACGGTCACGCCCGCCGCGGCCACGATCACCGCCTCGTCGGGCGGCATGACCGAGGGCGACGCCGTCCCCGAGATCACCCCGTCGTACTCCGGCCTGGTGAACGGCGACACCGCCGCCGCCACCCCGCCGACGTGCTCGACCACGGCCACCTCGGCCAGCGGGCCGGGCAACTACACCACGGCGTGCGCCGGCGCGGACGACCCGAACTACACGTTCACCTACGTGGGCGGTGCGTTCCGGGTCCACCCGACGGCACCGCTGCCGCTGACGGTGACGGCGACGTCCGCCGACCTCGAGCTCGGTGCCACGCCGCCGGCGATCACCCCGATCTACTCGGGTCTGATCCCCGGTGATACGGCACCGTCGACGCCGGCGACGTGCTCGACCACGGCCACGGCGTCGAGCCCGATCGGCCAGTACGCGACCACGTGCTCGGGTGCTGCGGATCCGGACTACGACATCACCTACGTGAGCGGCAACATCGCCGTGCACCCGTCCGACGGCTACGCCGAGTACGACCCCACCGCCCTCGGGACGACCATCACGGCCGCCTCGAACGGCGCCTCGGTCAGCGCCACCACCATCAACGTGGCCTCGACCGCCGGCTTCGGGACCTACCAGAACCTGACCATCGAGACGGTGGCGAACGGGGCGCAGGCGCTGTTCTGCAAGACCCCCAACGGCACCAGCTTCAGCACGTGCAGCTCGAACGGCGCCACGGGCACCATGGCCACGGGCGGCTGGGTGAGCAACGCCGCCATGAGCCGGTTCGACGTGTACACGGTGGCCGGCGGCAAGGCGAACCTCGCCGCCGGCTCGGTCACCATCCTGAGCGACGTGCCCGCCGCCCAGCGGGGCATGACGTCCCGGGTGACGGCCGACGCCAACAACGGCGTGATCACCTACGTGCAGTCGGCGGCGCCCACCGGCACCTTCGACCTCACCTACGGGATCTGCCGCAGCGGCACGACCACGTACTCGGCGTCGAGCCCGAACTGCTCGACCGGCGTGATCCACTACAACCCGGGCGTCACCTCCGACATCGGGGCCGACGTCACGGTGCTGTCGGTGACGAACCACACGTACCAGAAGATCGACACGGCGGTGACCGGGCCCAGCACGGTCAACCCGAACCAGGTCTTCAAGGTGCGGGTGGCCCCGGCGCCGGGGGCGGTCCCCCGCCTCCAGCCGTCGTCGCTCGGCGACGCGACCGTGAACAACTCGCAGCGGTTCAGCAACACGTACCCGATCCCGGCCGGCTTCACGGTGCAGAGCTTCCGACTCATCGGTGGTGACGCCACGTCGACGTCGGCGACCGCGGCGAACGCGGCCACGGCGACGCTGTGCACGACGTTCAACTCGGGCGCCTGCACGGCGAAGGCCGCGTCGGGCAACTACATCAACAACAGCCAGCCGTACATCGTGGTGGCACTCCCGAACGGCGCGTCGCTGCCGGGCGGGCGTCAGATCACGATGCCGACGCTCGAGGTGACCCTCAAGGCCACCGGTGCGTCGGGCACGATCGGCAACTTCAAGCTGACCGAGGTGCTCAACATCACGAGCGCCACCCTGATCGTGGGCACGACGGCCACGTTCGACGGCTACCCGACCAACCCGGTGAACCTGAACGCCACCCCGCCGGTCGGGACTCCGGCGATCCTCGGCACCGTGAAGATCAACTGA
- a CDS encoding DNA polymerase beta superfamily protein has translation MGPLPLPELPPTTILLVEVGSTAHGTGIPGGEDYDQLGVVVEPPQLVLGLDPDGFRTVMQRTQPEGARSGPGDVDRTLYSLRRFLRLAASGNPSILMALWAPIDMATDEGRALQSLGAAFVGRHVIPRYRGYMQSQAEKLLGLRGGGHGKRGGGRREELIEAHGYDTKYAMHCARLGYQGIELVTTGGLRLPVQGEPADWLRAVRRGDVPFEEWWQRVLELDRQLEDLESDVRYRAGPDRERIDRWSIEVHRAIWEQLPS, from the coding sequence ATGGGACCGCTGCCGCTCCCCGAGCTCCCGCCCACCACGATCCTCCTCGTCGAGGTCGGCTCCACCGCGCACGGCACCGGCATCCCCGGCGGCGAGGACTACGACCAGCTCGGCGTCGTCGTCGAACCGCCGCAGCTCGTCCTCGGGCTCGACCCCGACGGCTTCCGCACCGTGATGCAGCGGACGCAACCGGAAGGTGCGCGTTCGGGCCCGGGAGACGTCGACCGCACGCTCTACTCGCTCCGCCGGTTCCTCCGCCTCGCGGCGAGCGGCAACCCGTCGATCCTCATGGCGCTGTGGGCCCCGATCGACATGGCGACCGACGAGGGCCGGGCGCTCCAGTCTCTCGGCGCGGCGTTCGTGGGACGCCACGTCATCCCCCGCTACCGCGGCTACATGCAGTCCCAGGCCGAGAAGCTCCTCGGCCTCCGAGGCGGCGGGCACGGCAAGCGGGGTGGCGGTCGGCGGGAGGAGCTCATCGAGGCGCACGGCTACGACACCAAGTACGCGATGCACTGCGCACGCCTCGGCTACCAGGGCATCGAGCTCGTGACGACCGGCGGCCTGCGCCTGCCGGTCCAGGGCGAGCCCGCCGACTGGCTCCGCGCCGTCCGTCGGGGCGACGTCCCGTTCGAGGAGTGGTGGCAGCGGGTCCTCGAGCTCGACCGGCAGCTCGAGGACCTCGAGTCCGACGTCCGCTACCGGGCGGGACCGGACCGCGAGCGCATCGACCGGTGGTCCATCGAGGTCCACCGAGCGATCTGGGAGCAGCTGCCGTCCTGA
- a CDS encoding MFS transporter, with protein MSAEQVSGRLRSGLPTETQLERDADLQQGPTAKDYERRWWTLGVLCISLVMIVMANASLNVALPTLAEDLRTGSSGLQWIVDAYSLVFAGLLLTAGSLGDRYGRRLALNGGLVVFGAASLVAALSSSAGAVVASRAVMGAGAAFVMPATLSILAHVFPPAERPRAIAIWAGFAGVGVAMGGVVSGALLEAFWWGSIFLINVVVVVVALVAGFFLIPRSREKIHAPLDPLGAVLSIAGLASLVYGIIEGPENGWTSTETLVTFAIAAVVLLAFVWWELRASEPMLDLGYFRNPRFTAATTAISLVFFAMFGSYFLFTQYLQLVHGYDALSAGVRILPWALAYLLSATQSAKLVERFGQRWVVASGLTIAGLGIALLAITSSVTASYWWFAIAVVVQALGMGITTAPSTGAIMRSLPLHKAGVGSAVNDTTRELGGALGVAVLGSLVASQFRSSMDGMVGDLPARASSSLADALQAAAAAGGEQGQHLALVARTAFVDAFTSTLWVAAVVVVVASFLVGWLLRPSATARADAMVAEEEASTPPVDAPA; from the coding sequence ATGAGCGCCGAACAGGTTTCGGGCCGGCTCCGGAGCGGTCTCCCCACCGAGACGCAGCTCGAACGGGACGCCGACCTCCAGCAGGGTCCGACCGCCAAGGACTACGAGCGCCGGTGGTGGACGCTCGGGGTGCTGTGCATCAGCCTCGTGATGATCGTGATGGCCAACGCCAGCCTGAACGTCGCGTTGCCCACCCTCGCCGAGGACCTCCGCACCGGGTCGAGCGGCCTCCAGTGGATCGTCGACGCGTACTCCCTCGTGTTCGCGGGCCTGCTGCTCACGGCGGGATCTCTGGGCGACCGGTACGGGCGACGGCTCGCGCTGAACGGCGGCCTGGTCGTCTTCGGCGCAGCGTCGCTCGTGGCCGCGCTCTCGAGCTCCGCCGGTGCGGTGGTCGCGTCGAGGGCGGTCATGGGCGCCGGGGCTGCGTTCGTCATGCCCGCGACGCTGTCGATCCTCGCCCACGTCTTCCCGCCTGCCGAGCGGCCCCGGGCGATCGCGATCTGGGCCGGCTTCGCCGGCGTGGGCGTGGCCATGGGCGGCGTCGTGAGCGGCGCCCTGCTCGAGGCGTTCTGGTGGGGCTCCATCTTCCTCATCAACGTGGTCGTGGTCGTCGTCGCACTGGTCGCCGGCTTCTTCCTGATCCCCCGCTCGCGGGAGAAGATCCACGCGCCGCTCGACCCGCTCGGCGCCGTGCTGTCGATCGCGGGCCTGGCCTCGCTGGTCTACGGGATCATCGAGGGACCGGAGAACGGCTGGACCTCGACCGAGACCCTCGTGACCTTCGCGATCGCCGCAGTGGTGCTGCTCGCCTTCGTGTGGTGGGAGCTGCGGGCCTCCGAGCCCATGCTGGACCTCGGGTACTTCCGGAACCCGCGCTTCACTGCGGCGACGACGGCGATCTCCCTGGTGTTCTTCGCGATGTTCGGCTCGTACTTCCTCTTCACGCAGTACCTGCAGCTCGTGCACGGCTACGACGCCCTGTCCGCCGGCGTCCGGATCCTCCCCTGGGCGCTCGCCTACCTCCTGTCCGCCACCCAGTCGGCGAAGCTCGTCGAGCGGTTCGGCCAGCGGTGGGTCGTCGCGTCGGGCCTGACGATCGCCGGGTTGGGGATCGCGCTGCTGGCCATCACGAGCAGCGTCACCGCGAGCTACTGGTGGTTCGCGATCGCGGTCGTCGTGCAGGCGCTGGGCATGGGCATCACGACCGCCCCGTCGACCGGGGCGATCATGCGGTCGCTGCCCCTCCACAAGGCAGGCGTCGGCTCCGCGGTCAACGACACCACCCGGGAGCTGGGCGGGGCGCTCGGCGTCGCGGTGCTCGGCAGCCTGGTGGCGTCGCAGTTCCGCTCCTCGATGGACGGGATGGTCGGCGACCTCCCGGCCCGCGCCTCGAGCTCGCTCGCGGACGCGCTGCAAGCGGCAGCCGCCGCCGGCGGCGAGCAGGGCCAGCACCTCGCCCTTGTCGCCCGGACCGCGTTCGTCGACGCGTTCACCTCGACGCTCTGGGTCGCCGCGGTCGTGGTGGTGGTCGCCTCGTTCCTGGTCGGCTGGCTGCTGCGGCCGTCGGCGACGGCCCGAGCCGACGCGATGGTCGCCGAGGAGGAGGCGTCGACCCCGCCGGTCGACGCCCCCGCCTGA
- a CDS encoding methylenetetrahydrofolate reductase C-terminal domain-containing protein: MDTTTVPIGWATGTDPRCGPGRAAGTGARTCASSALHGPAPHTIDKSCVTPIDAARRLRGHCAGYGRTTMAELSPRSDCPKRMVFGPCGGVRSGDRCEVDDRTCPFVGRPAPAWPEARAVPTPAPRDGSAPWLLTDVRPIAPTLAAAGATADLYAGWTDTVLLGEHHEEVDLPNVLMAQIALDRGLSPWVTLTCRDRNRVALEADLVALQQLGVAGVHCVTGDARAPHVRPGSAPVFDLDSLRLTRMAAAFGLLVSVAETPQAPPIAGRPGRAADKFRAGATWCIVNAGVTAPELEEFVRLVRRQVPDMRFVACVPVFTDAEGAERLRRLPGVRLADREVAHVLAATDPVEAGVEAAVAEARAFLAVEGVEGVNLSGPASTHGAAERAAVMRAVTERLR; this comes from the coding sequence GTGGACACGACCACGGTGCCGATCGGATGGGCAACGGGGACCGATCCCCGTTGCGGTCCGGGCCGTGCGGCGGGTACTGGAGCCCGAACGTGTGCGAGCAGCGCCCTCCACGGGCCGGCCCCGCACACGATCGACAAGAGCTGCGTCACGCCCATCGACGCCGCCCGTCGACTGAGGGGGCACTGCGCCGGGTACGGGCGCACCACCATGGCCGAGCTGTCGCCGCGATCGGACTGCCCGAAGCGGATGGTCTTCGGCCCCTGCGGCGGCGTGCGGTCCGGCGATCGCTGCGAGGTGGACGACCGCACGTGCCCGTTCGTCGGCCGACCGGCGCCGGCGTGGCCCGAGGCGCGCGCCGTGCCGACGCCGGCACCCCGGGACGGGTCGGCCCCCTGGCTGCTCACCGACGTCCGCCCCATCGCCCCCACGTTGGCGGCCGCCGGCGCCACCGCCGACCTCTACGCGGGGTGGACCGACACCGTCCTCCTCGGCGAGCACCACGAGGAGGTGGACCTGCCCAACGTCCTGATGGCCCAGATCGCGCTCGACCGAGGCCTCTCCCCCTGGGTGACACTCACGTGCCGTGACCGCAACCGCGTGGCGCTGGAGGCCGACCTCGTCGCGCTCCAGCAGCTCGGCGTCGCCGGGGTCCACTGCGTGACCGGCGACGCGCGGGCCCCGCACGTGCGGCCGGGCTCCGCGCCGGTGTTCGACCTCGACAGCCTGCGGCTCACCAGGATGGCGGCGGCGTTCGGGCTCCTCGTGTCGGTCGCGGAGACGCCGCAGGCCCCGCCGATCGCCGGCCGACCCGGCCGGGCCGCGGACAAGTTCCGGGCCGGCGCGACCTGGTGCATCGTCAACGCCGGCGTGACCGCGCCCGAGCTCGAGGAGTTCGTCCGCCTCGTGCGACGGCAGGTGCCGGACATGCGGTTCGTGGCCTGCGTCCCGGTCTTCACCGATGCCGAAGGAGCCGAACGGCTGCGGCGCCTGCCGGGCGTCCGGCTGGCCGACCGCGAGGTCGCGCACGTCCTCGCTGCGACCGACCCGGTCGAGGCCGGGGTCGAGGCCGCGGTCGCCGAGGCGCGGGCCTTCCTGGCGGTCGAGGGGGTCGAGGGTGTGAACCTTTCGGGACCGGCCTCGACGCACGGGGCCGCGGAGCGAGCGGCGGTCATGCGAGCGGTCACCGAGCGGCTCCGATGA
- a CDS encoding nitroreductase family deazaflavin-dependent oxidoreductase translates to MSAFDDAEYEPSPWEPIALEVERYERTDGAEPSDLVGDQWIVLWTLGARSGKVRKTPLVRVADGGGRYAVIGSQGGAPTNPQWVHNMRANPVARLQDGADLGDYTVREVEGDEKAEWWDRARAVWPDYDAYQAATDRAIPLFVLEPAT, encoded by the coding sequence ATGTCAGCGTTCGACGACGCCGAGTACGAGCCCAGCCCGTGGGAGCCGATCGCGCTCGAGGTCGAGCGCTACGAGCGGACTGACGGCGCCGAGCCGAGCGACCTCGTCGGCGACCAGTGGATCGTCCTGTGGACCCTCGGCGCCCGCTCCGGCAAGGTCCGCAAGACCCCGCTGGTGCGCGTGGCCGACGGTGGGGGTCGGTACGCGGTGATCGGCTCGCAAGGCGGTGCACCGACGAACCCGCAGTGGGTCCACAACATGCGGGCCAACCCCGTCGCGCGCCTGCAGGACGGCGCCGATCTCGGGGATTACACCGTCCGGGAGGTCGAGGGCGACGAGAAGGCCGAGTGGTGGGACCGGGCGCGCGCCGTGTGGCCGGACTACGACGCCTACCAGGCCGCGACGGACCGGGCCATCCCGCTGTTCGTGCTCGAGCCGGCGACCTGA
- a CDS encoding class I SAM-dependent methyltransferase translates to MTAGVDATHSDEFDLVAAWTAELAAGRDAQTMLAAACRGSGSPAALAWLGEALHLDADTTLLDVGSGLGGPLQWAVERHGVRPLAAEPMPRAAQGAARLFDHPVVVAPGDALPVSSASVDAAWMLGVLDTVEEPGRCLVEARRVLRPHGRLGLLAYVADGPVDPEDAPDGNTFQTADDLRGALADAGFVVVERIVSDQLPPPPMDWRVRQEAIDRELEERHAADPRWARARDQEHRFGRLLSSGAVHPELVHAMCI, encoded by the coding sequence ATGACCGCCGGGGTGGACGCGACCCACTCGGACGAGTTCGATCTCGTCGCCGCCTGGACCGCCGAGCTGGCCGCCGGGCGCGATGCCCAGACGATGCTCGCGGCGGCCTGCCGGGGCAGCGGGAGCCCCGCCGCGCTCGCCTGGCTCGGCGAGGCCCTGCACCTCGATGCCGACACCACGCTGCTCGACGTGGGGTCGGGTCTCGGCGGACCGCTCCAGTGGGCGGTGGAGCGCCACGGGGTCAGGCCCCTGGCCGCCGAGCCCATGCCACGGGCGGCACAGGGGGCGGCCCGGCTGTTCGACCACCCCGTGGTCGTCGCGCCCGGCGACGCGCTGCCGGTGAGCTCCGCGAGCGTCGACGCGGCGTGGATGCTCGGCGTGCTCGACACGGTGGAGGAGCCGGGGCGATGCCTGGTGGAAGCACGGCGGGTCCTGCGCCCGCACGGCCGGCTCGGGCTGCTCGCCTACGTGGCGGACGGACCCGTCGACCCGGAGGACGCGCCGGACGGCAACACCTTCCAGACGGCGGACGACCTCCGGGGTGCGCTCGCCGACGCCGGGTTCGTCGTGGTCGAGCGCATCGTGAGCGACCAGCTGCCACCGCCCCCGATGGACTGGCGCGTCCGGCAGGAGGCGATCGACCGGGAGCTCGAGGAGCGGCACGCCGCCGATCCCCGCTGGGCGCGGGCCCGGGACCAGGAGCACCGCTTCGGCCGGCTCCTCTCGTCCGGCGCGGTCCACCCCGAGCTCGTCCACGCGATGTGCATCTGA
- a CDS encoding Gfo/Idh/MocA family protein, with protein sequence MVRWGVIGPGGIATRFGNAMTAVDDGEIVAVSSRSIDRARDYADRFGVASAYEGVDDLLADDRVDVVYVATPHSRHEADSLAALAAGKPVLCEKAFALDAAQASRMVEAARAAGLFLMEALWSRFLPGYRRLRELLDEGAIGDPLLVEADFGFQKPFDPAHRLFDLAQGGGALLDLGIYPVQLCTFVLGLPDRVVADGVVGPSGADETVAALLHHRHDRLGVVKASTQVPMACTARIAGTQGWVDIPAFMHHPDSLAVHGAAGTHTLDTAYDGDGLRFEIEEVHRCLAAGALESPVMPLDESIALMRILDDIRAQIGVVYPGL encoded by the coding sequence ATGGTGCGCTGGGGCGTGATCGGACCGGGCGGCATCGCCACGAGGTTCGGGAACGCGATGACTGCGGTCGACGACGGCGAGATCGTCGCGGTCTCGTCCCGATCGATCGACCGGGCCCGCGACTACGCCGACCGGTTCGGCGTTGCATCTGCGTACGAGGGCGTCGACGACCTCCTCGCCGACGATCGGGTCGACGTGGTGTACGTGGCGACTCCCCACTCGCGCCACGAGGCCGACTCCCTGGCCGCGCTGGCGGCGGGCAAGCCCGTCCTCTGCGAGAAGGCGTTCGCCCTCGACGCCGCGCAGGCCTCCCGGATGGTCGAGGCCGCTCGGGCCGCCGGACTGTTCCTCATGGAGGCGCTCTGGTCCCGCTTCCTCCCGGGCTACCGCCGGCTCCGGGAGCTGCTGGACGAGGGCGCCATCGGCGACCCCCTGCTGGTCGAGGCCGACTTCGGCTTCCAGAAGCCGTTCGACCCGGCGCACCGGCTGTTCGACCTCGCCCAGGGCGGCGGGGCGCTGCTCGACCTGGGGATCTACCCGGTGCAGCTCTGCACCTTCGTGCTCGGCCTGCCGGACCGGGTGGTCGCCGACGGGGTGGTCGGCCCGAGCGGCGCCGACGAGACGGTCGCAGCGCTCCTGCACCACCGCCACGACCGCCTGGGGGTCGTGAAGGCCTCGACGCAGGTGCCGATGGCGTGCACGGCGAGGATCGCCGGCACGCAGGGATGGGTGGACATCCCGGCGTTCATGCACCACCCCGACTCGCTGGCGGTGCACGGCGCCGCCGGCACCCACACCCTCGACACCGCCTACGACGGCGACGGACTGCGCTTCGAGATCGAGGAGGTCCACCGCTGTCTCGCCGCCGGAGCGCTCGAGAGCCCCGTGATGCCGCTCGACGAGTCGATCGCGCTGATGCGGATCCTCGACGACATCCGCGCGCAGATCGGCGTGGTGTACCCGGGGCTCTGA
- a CDS encoding DUF6790 family protein: MSSTVDRAAVAEPAAGAPPAPVRALLALAPFAGIICFAVAEIIWLASGGEGNWQRILVLNAVTYLIGAQALGAGLGHMFWGPPIARSIGWQPSPFQWEVGGANLGIGIAGVMAGSFGTDYWLAVIIAAMTFLWVAGIGHIREIVRERNFAINNAGPILFLDFLAPAFCLVVWLLWVG, translated from the coding sequence ATGTCGTCAACCGTCGACCGAGCCGCGGTGGCCGAACCGGCCGCCGGAGCACCACCGGCACCCGTGCGCGCGCTGCTGGCGCTCGCGCCGTTCGCGGGGATCATCTGCTTCGCCGTCGCCGAGATCATCTGGCTCGCGTCCGGCGGCGAGGGGAACTGGCAGCGGATCCTCGTCCTGAACGCCGTGACCTACCTGATCGGTGCGCAGGCGCTGGGCGCCGGGCTCGGGCACATGTTCTGGGGACCGCCGATCGCCCGGTCGATCGGCTGGCAGCCGAGCCCGTTCCAGTGGGAGGTCGGCGGGGCCAACCTCGGGATCGGCATCGCAGGGGTCATGGCGGGCTCGTTCGGCACCGACTACTGGCTGGCCGTGATCATCGCGGCCATGACGTTCCTCTGGGTCGCCGGCATCGGCCACATCCGGGAGATCGTGCGCGAGCGCAACTTCGCCATCAACAACGCCGGCCCGATCCTCTTCCTCGACTTCCTCGCCCCGGCGTTCTGCCTCGTCGTGTGGCTGCTCTGGGTCGGCTGA